From a region of the Polynucleobacter corsicus genome:
- the motA gene encoding flagellar motor stator protein MotA, producing MNLTIGLLIALACIFGGYLGVSSMGETFTLTLALNALHHLWQPWEFVIIIGAAFGAMVASNKGRVLKKIGASMKTIFIPDSDGLAVNLELLCLMFELLQKVNRHGMKSIEEDIEAPYTSPIFAKYPDITTDARLTGFISEYMRMMLGGSMNLGQFESLMEQEIEVLEEELRVAADAVHTVADGLPAFGIVAAIMGVVIALQSINQPSIGEKIAAAMVGTFLGVLLSYSIVTPLAKILEHNADVELRPYSSVKAILLAYLNDFPPFAAVEFGRKVLYSDQRPSFDDLELRTRDILRSGNR from the coding sequence ATGAATTTAACAATCGGTTTACTTATCGCTTTAGCCTGTATTTTTGGTGGCTATCTTGGGGTGAGCTCTATGGGCGAGACATTCACGCTCACACTTGCGCTCAATGCACTTCACCACTTATGGCAGCCATGGGAATTCGTCATTATTATCGGCGCTGCATTTGGTGCAATGGTTGCTTCAAATAAGGGTAGAGTGCTGAAGAAAATTGGCGCCTCCATGAAGACCATTTTCATTCCAGATTCTGACGGCTTGGCAGTAAATTTAGAATTACTCTGCTTGATGTTTGAGTTGTTGCAAAAAGTCAATCGTCATGGCATGAAGTCTATTGAAGAGGATATTGAGGCGCCCTATACCAGCCCAATTTTTGCAAAATATCCTGACATAACAACTGACGCCCGCTTAACTGGATTCATTTCAGAGTACATGCGTATGATGCTCGGCGGATCAATGAACTTAGGTCAGTTTGAGAGTCTGATGGAGCAAGAGATTGAGGTTTTAGAAGAGGAATTGCGTGTTGCAGCTGACGCTGTTCATACTGTGGCTGACGGCTTACCCGCTTTTGGTATTGTGGCTGCGATTATGGGTGTGGTCATTGCCTTACAGTCAATTAATCAACCATCTATTGGCGAGAAGATTGCAGCTGCGATGGTTGGAACCTTCCTTGGTGTATTGCTCTCTTATTCTATTGTTACGCCACTGGCAAAGATTCTGGAACACAATGCCGACGTAGAGTTGCGCCCATACTCCTCTGTCAAAGCTATATTGCTAGCTTATTTAAATGATTTCCCACCTTTTGCTGCGGTAGAGTTTGGTCGTAAGGTGCTTTATTCTGATCAGCGACCATCATTCGATGATTTAGAGCTGCGCACTCGCGATATTCTTCGTAGCGGTAATCGCTAG
- a CDS encoding flagellar motor protein MotB: MPLDPKDPQPIVYVMRRARKRHKVSHGGQWKIAYADFVTAMMVFFLIMWIVSMIPQTQKDSIADYFKGNSKNQVTDSTANAIGDDKSDTKDETIIDDLEEAKLYLERLKELRREIEAFIKDNADLMKNSNDLLIEETPDGLTITLAENKKPMFVLGSSTLEATTAQVLQKLGKPLSSSRFKIKVEGHTDASAYRPGATYTNWELSADRANAARRELLAGGLSESKISQVIGYADNNLFVKDDPRNPLNRRITITAFTPKAKVSNPNSENAKDIVFKVEPPKGAAPAKP, encoded by the coding sequence GTGCCGCTAGATCCTAAAGATCCACAACCTATCGTCTACGTCATGAGACGTGCGCGTAAGCGTCATAAAGTATCCCATGGGGGTCAATGGAAGATCGCCTACGCCGACTTTGTCACTGCGATGATGGTGTTCTTCTTAATTATGTGGATTGTGAGCATGATTCCACAAACACAAAAAGATAGCATTGCTGACTACTTTAAGGGGAATTCCAAGAATCAAGTTACCGATTCAACTGCCAACGCTATTGGTGATGATAAGTCAGACACTAAAGACGAGACAATCATTGATGATCTTGAAGAGGCAAAGCTATATCTTGAGCGCCTAAAAGAACTGCGAAGAGAAATTGAGGCTTTTATCAAAGACAATGCGGATTTAATGAAGAATAGCAATGATCTGCTGATTGAAGAAACGCCTGATGGCCTGACTATTACCTTGGCAGAAAATAAAAAGCCAATGTTCGTTCTGGGTAGTTCAACGCTAGAAGCAACTACTGCACAAGTGTTGCAAAAGTTAGGTAAGCCATTGTCATCTTCTCGCTTTAAGATCAAAGTGGAGGGGCACACCGATGCTTCTGCTTATCGTCCAGGCGCTACTTATACCAACTGGGAGCTCTCCGCGGATCGTGCAAATGCTGCAAGGCGCGAACTGCTCGCAGGTGGTTTGTCTGAGAGCAAGATCTCCCAAGTGATTGGCTATGCCGATAACAATCTATTTGTAAAAGATGATCCTCGCAATCCGCTCAATCGCCGGATTACGATTACTGCCTTTACACCTAAGGCAAAGGTATCTAATCCTAATTCGGAAAACGCAAAAGATATCGTCTTTAAAGTAGAGCCACCAAAAGGGGCTGCTCCAGCCAAACCTTAA